One Mesorhizobium sp. J428 DNA segment encodes these proteins:
- a CDS encoding crotonase/enoyl-CoA hydratase family protein — protein sequence MTIEVTLNDDVTVVRINRPEARNAVDPEMADALFQAFTAFDRDASQKVAVLTGIPGAFCAGFDLKRAAGGMDETWFAEHDLDGEFDGRNDRPRKGPMGPTRLALTKPVIAAISGPAVAGGMELALWCDLRVLEESAYMGVYCRRWGVPLIDGGTVRLPRIVGHGRAMDLILTGRKVDAAESLAIGLATRVCADGAALDTALDLARELTKFPQACMRADRASAIAQWSLDPADALVREWESAAAFRSEGNAGAARFASGKGRSGNFEEI from the coding sequence ATGACGATCGAGGTCACGCTCAACGACGACGTCACGGTCGTGCGGATCAACCGTCCGGAGGCGCGCAACGCCGTCGATCCCGAGATGGCGGATGCGCTGTTCCAGGCGTTCACCGCCTTCGACCGCGACGCGAGCCAGAAGGTCGCGGTGCTGACCGGCATTCCCGGCGCCTTCTGTGCCGGCTTCGACCTGAAGCGCGCCGCCGGCGGCATGGACGAGACGTGGTTCGCCGAGCACGATCTCGACGGCGAGTTCGACGGCCGCAACGACCGACCGCGCAAGGGGCCGATGGGTCCGACCCGGCTCGCGCTCACCAAGCCCGTCATCGCCGCGATCTCCGGCCCCGCCGTTGCCGGTGGGATGGAGCTGGCACTGTGGTGCGACCTCAGGGTGCTGGAAGAGAGCGCCTATATGGGCGTCTACTGCCGCCGGTGGGGCGTGCCGCTGATCGACGGCGGCACGGTGCGGCTGCCGCGGATCGTCGGCCATGGACGGGCGATGGACCTGATCCTCACGGGCCGCAAGGTCGACGCCGCCGAATCGCTCGCCATCGGGCTGGCAACCCGAGTCTGCGCCGACGGCGCGGCACTCGACACGGCGCTCGACCTCGCGCGCGAGCTGACGAAATTCCCGCAGGCCTGCATGCGCGCCGACCGGGCCTCCGCGATCGCCCAATGGTCGCTCGACCCCGCCGATGCGCTGGTGCGCGAGTGGGAGAGTGCTGCAGCCTTCCGCTCTGAAGGCAATGCGGGTGCCGCCCGCTTCGCCTCCGGCAAGGGCCGCTCGGGGAATTTCGAGGAGATCTGA